GCTGACTACAGTGAAATTTACACATGTTCCATTGGCATCATAGACCGCGAAGGAACCTGCTTTCGGCATATTAACCGATAGTGTCTTACCTACCGATTTCTCCGGAATGGTGTACCATCTCGCTTGACCATTCTCTTGAATTTTCGTCTTCGACTCCTTACCTATATAGAGTGGAGTGACATTGTCCTGACTAACAAATAGGCTTCCGGCAGCCTTCAAATATTCTACACCGTCATCTGTGAAGAAGATGAGATCACTCGTGTCTCTGCCCATCAATGTCGGAATGTTTAACAAATTCAGAGCTTCATTGGCACCTGTAATCTTATTTGCCATTAAGTATCCTGGCATATCTTTAAGTGTTGCAATATATGCGATAGGAGGCTGCATGAAGTAGGCCTGCGATGTATATTTTTCACTTACGAGAAAATAGGTCTTACCTTCACGGGCTTCCCATGCCTTTGCTATATCAGGAGATAATTCATTCGGTTCCAGCTTCTCCGCCTGATAGTCGGACATAGCTAGTTGACCAAGGCCTGGAATGGTTGTATAGGATCTTACCCATAAGTAAGTACGTCCATTGTCTTCTGTGACTAAGTTAAGCTTCGTGCTGCCGTCCTCACTGACGAATGAGCCATCTGCTGTATAAATAAATTTCTGAACCGGAGCTTCAGGTACCGCAAGCGAGCTTAAGGACAACTCGCCATCCTTGCTAATATCCAGCTTGATCAACTGACCAGCTGTGCCGTAGATTCCTGCATTTGTCGATACCTCCACCGGCATATTTGCCTTTACAGGTACACCAAATGACTTGGCAGGCTTCAGCTCCTTAATGATTCCTTTTTCCTGCAGAGCACTTAACAGGATCTCGCCCGCCATAATTTGATTTATTGAACTCGAACCACTTGAAGAGAGGATTGCTACAGACAGCTTCTGCTCGGGCAACACGACCAGAGAAGCGTGAGACAGCTGGGTGTCCCCACCTTTCGTCAGGGCCTGTATTCCGTAGTCGTTGAACGGGAACAGATTGACACTATCCCAGCCTAATCCATAGGCGAACGAGCTATCTGCCTCTTCTGGCCACATACCGTTCTTATATTCTGCCTTAGCCGTGGCAGTTACTGATTTCTCTGTCAGGAGTCCGTTAGCATTCCCTGTGAAGATTTGCGAGAAGCGGGCAAGATCTTCAGCTGTGGAATAAATACCACCGGTACCGATAAAGTTAACCGTATCCGCAGGAAGCTCTCCCTGATAGCCAGGAGAATAGACGCCAGCCAGTTGTGAAGTATTCACATCATCTTGCGGAGTTTTTGTATTTTTCATACCAAGCGGCTCTGTAATATATTTATGTATGAAGTCTGTGAAGTCCAAGCCGCTAACTCTCTCTACCAATATTTCTGCTAGAGTGAAGCCGTCGTTGCAATAAACTGAGAATGCACCTGGATCAGCCTTCAGCCGCTGTACTTCCAGACGCTTCAGCAAATTGTCATATCCAGATGTATCATTATCATCGAACAAAAAGCCACTGACGAATGTAGATCCGCTTAAGCCAGAGGAATGATTCAACAGCATACGCGGAGTAATCTTTTTATAGCGCTCGTCTTTCATTTTGAAATCAGGAATATAGGTGGTCAGAGGCTGATCCAAATCTATTTTCCCTTCATCGACAAGCTTCATAACAGCAACGGTTGTGAACATTTTGCTAGTGGAGCCAATGCCATACATGGAATCAGCTGTTAACGGGGTATTGTCAGACACATGATTGATACCGGATTGCCCGGATACTACAATCTTACCTTGATCAATGAGTGCGTATTGCAAGCTGTACGTACCATAATTTTTCGTCAGCAGATCGGCCTTCTGCGCTGCCAATTGCTTGGTCGCCTCGTAAGAAGGGCTCTTCTCGGCGGCAAAAGCTCCAGCTGGCACGAGCAATGTCAGCAACAGGGCTGCCATCACTAAAAATGATAGGCGCTTCTTCATTCTCATCTTCGTTTTTACCTCCCTAATGTAATCGTATCCAGAATTCCACTACTAAAGGTGTGACAGTCATTCTGTCTTAACATATTTTTACGGTGTATGTGTTCATAGGTTTCATTAGATATATGAGCGGATGCAGTGGTACGATAGCATCCGCTTCATCGATATCTATTTTCCCTCGCGGACAATGCCTTGCTCATACATGGCTTCGACAAACGACACCATGATCTGGACACATCCACGGAGGAACACTACATCGGCTTTCTTATTCGTCTCCGAGAAGGTAAGCAGGGCTTCATGCTCTTTGACGCGCGCCTTGAGACGGGCGCCCTTATGTTCCTCCAGTAAGTCCGCTATACCCTCATGCTTCAGAATAGCTCTTAACATACTGGGGTGAGAGGCCCCGGCATGGAACGACTTGCTGAGGGGATTCGGCAGGGTGACCTGCCGTAAATTCCCGTGAAGGATTAGAAGTAGAGGGCTTTTGACCGAGCTCAGCAAATATTCAAGCTTTCTTCTCGGTTTGTACTTATACTTGATTCCGATTACTTGGCCGCTGTTTGTATTAGATCCGTTAGAGTTGGAATCGGTAACTGTGAGATACATTTGTCCCCGTCCATGCGGCAGCCGAATCAGGACATGCCGTCCGGTGTATTTCCAATTCTTGAAGGACGCTTCTACAAAAGTCGCTTCGTATTTATTCGCATACTCCTGCAGCAGGAACTTTGATTTTGATTCCCACCAAGGTTTAGTAGACTTAATCTTGGTCCGCGTCATTTTCCAAGGCCTCCTTGACACGCATTTGGGGTGAGGGCAAGCGCCCTTCCTTCCGTAGGGCCTCGCGTAGTACATATTCAATATGACCATTCACGCTTCGGAATTCGTCAGCCGCCCAGCGTTCCAAAGCTTCATATACGACGGGGTCCAGGCGCAGCGGGAAGCTCTTTTTCTTAGCCATCGTGAATGGGACTCCAATTAATACAGACTGCTCGTATTAATGATAGGTTGGGCGGAACGGTCTGATACGACCGCGACAAGCAGGTTATTGATCATAGCAGCTTTACGCTCATCATCCAGTTCAACGACGCTCTCGTCCTGCAGGCGCTGCAGCATGGCACTGGCGATTTCCGTAGAGTATGCCAAATGTGTCAAGCGGGACTCGATGACTTTGACACCAGCTATAGCTAAGCGGTTTTGCAGCTCATCAGTCAGTTCCTGAGCAATTTCCTCTGTATTTCCGCGTAAGGAGAAGCCATTGCCATCCAACTGATCATAAGGGTACTTGCTAGCTACGTGTCGCAGAGCAGTTTCGCTCTGAATCTCCACGAAGGTTTCGTATTCATCGACTTCGAATAGCGCTTTTGCCGAATCGATCACCGAGAATACAACAACGGTAGCAATCTCAATCGGGTTCCCGTTAACATCATTGACCTTCAGCTTGGCACTGTTGAAGTTGCGTACACGCAGCGATACTTTCTTCCGGTTGGAAAAGGGAGTTACCATATAGAACCCACTATTGCGGATCACGCCGAGGTACTTCCCGAAAAAGGTAACGACAGCGGACTGGTTCGGCTGCACGATCGTAAGCCCAGTGAGGATCACAAAGGCGATCACGCAAGAGATGGCTCCGAGGATGATGGGAAGAGGTGTAGCAATGGTAAACAGATATACTCCAGCGCCTGCAAAGGCGATGAAGAATAGCAGCGCAACAAATCCGTTCAGATAAGACAATTGTTTTTCCTTCAGCATAGTGAAGCACTCCTTAATATTCATTTAATATTTATTTGATATTCATATGATATCACTTTTAGGATTTATTGTAAATCAATATTGTGAAAATAGTACTAAAGATGGGCGAGTCACATCCTGTATTAGTTAATGGGTAGCTTGAATTTAGGAAATTAATATTTTATATTCTTTATATAAATGTGCAGTAATCCATTTTATAGAAGGGGAGAGGAAATGTTGAAGAAGAGATGGATGATTAGTACCATGGTGGCAGCGCTGATGCTGACAGCCGGAACTGGTGTATATGCAGGTGCAAAACTGCAGGAGGTCAAAGCCTACCTGAACAGCAGCATTCAACTCAAGTACAATGGAACACCTGTACAGCCACGGGATGAAAAAGGGAATGCAGTTCTCCCGCTTACCTATAACGGAACGACGTATCTTCCTGTCCGTGCGGTCGCTGATATTGTAGGTGTCGCTGTATCCTATAACCCGGAGACCTCTACGGTCGAATTGGGTGAGAAGGCGGAGGGCGTAGCGATCGCCAAAGGCTTTGAGAACATGTATTATACGAAGGACCCGAAAGAGACGACTTACCAGGGTAAGGACTACAAGGAAGCTTATTTCGATAATGCCAGCGGCAAACGCAGCAGCAACTTTATGTTGTACCCGAAAGGGAAGTATCAGAAGCTGGTTCTACAGGTCGCGGCCGTTGGTGAAGATATTGATAACTTTGCCATCGAAGACAGCGAGAAGAATGTGAAGCTGACGACCGAGAAAGTTGCAGTGAGTGACGGTCTTAAGACCATCGAGGTAGATATCACAGGCGTTAACGAGTTGTATATTTATGCTGATGTACTCAATAACGGAGCTATGTTTGTTCCTTTAACAACGTCTTATTATAAATAAGCTTTTTATATTGATAGACCAGTCCGACACGTGATCCGTGTCAGGCTGGTTTTTCTTATTTAAGGAGAGTTAGACTGTATATAAAGGTATGGATTCTGAAGCACGATATAGAAATAAACAGCATAGAGGAGAGATATACGCATGAATGAGACCATCAAGTTGTTAATGGCACATCGCTCGATCCGCAAATATGCGGACAAGCCGGTGTCCCGCGAGATCGTCGAGCAGATCATTGCTGCGGCACAAATGGCTTCGACCTCCAGCAATGTACAAGGTTACAGTGTAGTAGCTGTTACTGATCCAGAACGTAAGCAGAAGCTGTCGCAGCTCAGCGGCAGTCAAGCTTACATCGTGGAATGCCCTGTCTTTCTGGTATGGTGTGCGGATTTGTCCCGACTGAAAAATGCTGCCCAGCATCATTTGCCGGATACAAAATCGTATGAAGGAGCGACAGAGAATTTCATTGTTGCTACAGTCGATACTGCTCTGGCGGCACAAAATGCAGCTATCGCAGCCGAATCGCTCGGTCTTGGCATCGTCTACATTGGGGGAATCCGCAATCACATCCAGCAAGTGACTGAACTGCTCCATTTGCCAGAGCTGGCCTTTCCGGTATTCGGTATGTGTCTGGGTTATCCGGATCAAAGCCCGGGTCAGCGCCCGAGACTGCCTCAGCCAGCGGTTCTGCACTGGGAGGAATATAACAGCGCAGAGAGTGAGAAGCAGGTCGCTATATATGATGAGATCACGAGTAAGTATTTGCGCGATCGTACTGGAGGGGCCAAAGATACACCGTGGTCCAGACTTATGGCCGAGAAGCTGGCGAATCCATCGCGTCTTCATATGAAGGAGTTTCTGCAACAGCGAGGATTTAAACTGGATTGAGCAGAGGAGGACTGTTTAGAGCTAATAGAAAAATGTACTGAATAGGCTGTATCGGGCTATTGGCAGCAATAGTCTGGATACAGCCTTTTTTTGCGTAAAAGGAAAGGCAGTAAGGGGCTCAAGGAGACTCCGCAAGCTGCTGTAAGCGGTGCTGAAAGTCCTGGAATTGCGATAAGCTTGCAGTTGAAAAGCGCAATTTAATTGTGGGAAGACGTAAATGGGTTTTCGGTGTAAAACCGGAAAATTCAGATTATTATTAGATCAAGAGGGACAACACGAACGAAAGCAACACAAGAGAAGCACAGCATGATCAACGGGGGATGGATCATTATTTAAATCATTTTAGGGGAGGTTAAAGGAGATGTATTTCGGAGAATTTCAGGATTTACGCAATCTCAATATGCCTAATAGCCATGATTTTGATTTATATGAAGGCTACTATTCGGAATTCCAGGTCACGATTCTGTGCGACAAAGAAGCTGTTAATCCGGCGGATTCGCTCAAAGGTCTGCTTACAGGACTTGGAGTCGATGTGACTACAGTGAGCGAGTTCACAGACGTTCGCGTAGATTCCGAACTGGTCGTAGTACTTCAGGCTGAGAAATGTGGGGAAGCGTTCAATACTTACGCTATGGAGAAGGGAATCATGTGGCTCCCCGTGCAATTCTCCCATTCTACAGGTAGAATTGGTCCGATTATCGTTCCAGGCTACTCGGCTTGTTATGAGTGCGCACAGCGGCGAAGCAGTTCGAACGGCTTGGCACCTCTGGAGCCGAAGAATGAGATGTTCGATCTGTCCTGGTCTGTATTGAGCGGTGTGATTGCGATCGAGACGGCAAAATGGATCTCACGCCATACCAGCAGCTTTCCGCCGTTATCGCTGGGACACATGATTGATTTTGACGCCTTCCACCTGCAGGGAGAAGTTAATCCGATCTATAAGCTGCCAACTTGTCCTTCCTGTGGCACGAGAAATCAGGCCCGTCTGGGTGCACAACCTTGGCGCGAGTCGGATCTGGTGCTTGGGCAATGAGCCGTACATTGATCCGGAGGTCGGGAGGGGCTGGTTATGCAGGCTGCCCTAGAACCGACAACGCCGCGGTACCAACCCGGGTTCAAGATTTGACCTCTACCGTGCCAGATCATTTGCGGCGGGCGATTAGTCCGCACGGAGGCATGGTCAGGGGGCTTATGAATTTAAGTAGGGACTCTGGAGATCCCAAGCTGTATCTTAGCTTGGCTGCCCCGGCTAACCCGAAATTTTTGGTGGAGGGGCAGCATGGCCTGATCGATTTTTTCGCCAGCGGAATAGGATTAACTCTGGAAGAGGCGAATACGACCGCTGTCGCGGAAGCCATTGAGCGATACTGTGCCGCTTATGTTATCCCGGAACGACTGCTACTTGCTACTTGGGAGGAGCTAGGTGAGGATGCGCTTCATCCCGGCGAACTTCCTCTATTTACGAAAGAGCAGTATGAACAATGGCAATTTCCATATCGACCTTTTACGGAGCAGTCCATGATTCGTTGGGTGCATGGCCGTAGTCTTACAAACGGCCGAATGAAGTGGGTGCCAGCCGCGATCGCCTGGGACTCTTATATCCCGCAGAGCGGGGATGAGGAAGCGATATGCTTCGGTCTCATGACCGGTTCAGCGGCGGGGGCCACAAAGGAACAGGCCATGATTGGAGGTTTGCTGGAGATCATTGAACGGGATGCATTCATGATCATGTGGTACAATTCACTCTCGTTGCCAAGACTGGATACACGTGATTTGCTTGTTATGGAGCAATTCAAGGAATTGCTCGATCCGAACAGATTCGAATTAACGGTGATCGATACGACGAGCGATATTGGAATTCCTTCGGCATTTGGCTTACTGATGACTCGCGACGGCAAAGTATCCGTCGGCGGATCGTCCCGGCTGTCGATGGAGGAGGCCGTACGTAAGACGCTGATGGAGATCAGCCAGCTGTTCATTGGCAACAAACCGCAAATTTATTCGAAATCAATTCCTTCACTTCTACCACATCAGGTTACAGATTACGGACTAAGGCTACCATATTATGAACAACCTTATGCCCATGAAGAATTAGCGTTCACCACGGCATCAAGCGAGTTCCGGTCCATCCAGCCGGCGCTACCTATCGCAGCTGGTACTGAAGCGGAGCGTCTTCAGTATATCGTCCAGCAATTGGCGAAGCGGGGACTAGAAGTGCTGTGCGTTGACCTGACTACAGACGATGTCCGCCAACTAGGACTGCATGTCGTAAAGATGATCGTTCCGGGTACAGTCCAACTGCCGCGCAGCGAGAAAGAACGGATCATCACAAGTGAACGGATCTATAAGACGCCAGTTGAGCTTGCACTTCGAACAGAGTCGATTCTGCCGCAAAATTTGAACCGTAGTCCGCATCCGTTTCCATAAAGATCATTAGCTCTTACTCATAAAAATAAGGATGTGATACCCATGCAAATTAAATATATGGATTGGCAGTCCGATCAGGATTTTGAGGGAGAGTATTTGGCGATGACTTACCATCTGAACTCTAATCATTATCAGCAGCTTGATGTGCTGACCCGGTCGCGAATGAAGATGCTGAAGAATCTGTTCATGCAGATGAATCAGGCAGTGACGCCAGCTAAGCGATATTTTGCTGCAGAACGGTTCAAGGCCGATGAACTTTACCACGAGGGTCATCCCTATATAGCGGAGCTCCTCGCAAGCCTGGAGAAGCTGCAGCGCACGACCGTGCCGTTCTGGGATTTCGAGAGTCTTAAAAATCTGGGACCGACCGATAAGCTGGATGCTCTTGACTTATATTTTCTGTCTAAGAGTCAGACCAGCGGCAGCTACGTGCTCTTCTATTACAGCCCTGCGGAGAAATTCGTAGAATATGTCAAGGAAGAAGAGGGAGCACGCTGGTGGAATAAGACTTTTGACAAGAGTCTGGAGTTCCGTGATGGAGATTTAGCCTTGTTCATCACAGCGAATATTAACCGGACCATTAGGCTGTTCGGGGAACGGGGCTACCGTCTATGCATGCTGGAGGGCGGCCGAATGACTGAGCGCCTTGTGCGCAGCTCGCAAGAGAGCGGAAGATCGCTCGTTCCTGTGATGACCTTCTATGATAAACCAGTGCAGGAACTGCTTGGTGTGGACGGATATTATGATGTCGTGTTATCGAGCCTTATATTTCGAGGAGAGGAATAGAACTGCGCGAATATAAATTTGAGAGAAGTTCGAGCTGATTTTCGAACGGGAAGTTCAGTCCAACTAGGGCGTGTGCTATGCAGGAAGAAGGAATGCGAATGAGCGGTCCGCTGCCTAATTTATAAAGTTTATTCAATGAATATTTCATGGAATAAACTTTTTTTCTTGGGAATTGTTG
The window above is part of the Paenibacillus lutimineralis genome. Proteins encoded here:
- a CDS encoding serine hydrolase domain-containing protein yields the protein MKKRLSFLVMAALLLTLLVPAGAFAAEKSPSYEATKQLAAQKADLLTKNYGTYSLQYALIDQGKIVVSGQSGINHVSDNTPLTADSMYGIGSTSKMFTTVAVMKLVDEGKIDLDQPLTTYIPDFKMKDERYKKITPRMLLNHSSGLSGSTFVSGFLFDDNDTSGYDNLLKRLEVQRLKADPGAFSVYCNDGFTLAEILVERVSGLDFTDFIHKYITEPLGMKNTKTPQDDVNTSQLAGVYSPGYQGELPADTVNFIGTGGIYSTAEDLARFSQIFTGNANGLLTEKSVTATAKAEYKNGMWPEEADSSFAYGLGWDSVNLFPFNDYGIQALTKGGDTQLSHASLVVLPEQKLSVAILSSSGSSSINQIMAGEILLSALQEKGIIKELKPAKSFGVPVKANMPVEVSTNAGIYGTAGQLIKLDISKDGELSLSSLAVPEAPVQKFIYTADGSFVSEDGSTKLNLVTEDNGRTYLWVRSYTTIPGLGQLAMSDYQAEKLEPNELSPDIAKAWEAREGKTYFLVSEKYTSQAYFMQPPIAYIATLKDMPGYLMANKITGANEALNLLNIPTLMGRDTSDLIFFTDDGVEYLKAAGSLFVSQDNVTPLYIGKESKTKIQENGQARWYTIPEKSVGKTLSVNMPKAGSFAVYDANGTCVNFTVVSGVNEVVLPENGFIAFIGDPGSQFEISLK
- a CDS encoding Arc family DNA-binding protein, which translates into the protein MAKKKSFPLRLDPVVYEALERWAADEFRSVNGHIEYVLREALRKEGRLPSPQMRVKEALENDADQD
- a CDS encoding SPFH domain-containing protein — protein: MKEKQLSYLNGFVALLFFIAFAGAGVYLFTIATPLPIILGAISCVIAFVILTGLTIVQPNQSAVVTFFGKYLGVIRNSGFYMVTPFSNRKKVSLRVRNFNSAKLKVNDVNGNPIEIATVVVFSVIDSAKALFEVDEYETFVEIQSETALRHVASKYPYDQLDGNGFSLRGNTEEIAQELTDELQNRLAIAGVKVIESRLTHLAYSTEIASAMLQRLQDESVVELDDERKAAMINNLLVAVVSDRSAQPIINTSSLY
- a CDS encoding stalk domain-containing protein, with the protein product MLKKRWMISTMVAALMLTAGTGVYAGAKLQEVKAYLNSSIQLKYNGTPVQPRDEKGNAVLPLTYNGTTYLPVRAVADIVGVAVSYNPETSTVELGEKAEGVAIAKGFENMYYTKDPKETTYQGKDYKEAYFDNASGKRSSNFMLYPKGKYQKLVLQVAAVGEDIDNFAIEDSEKNVKLTTEKVAVSDGLKTIEVDITGVNELYIYADVLNNGAMFVPLTTSYYK
- the nfsA gene encoding oxygen-insensitive NADPH nitroreductase, producing MNETIKLLMAHRSIRKYADKPVSREIVEQIIAAAQMASTSSNVQGYSVVAVTDPERKQKLSQLSGSQAYIVECPVFLVWCADLSRLKNAAQHHLPDTKSYEGATENFIVATVDTALAAQNAAIAAESLGLGIVYIGGIRNHIQQVTELLHLPELAFPVFGMCLGYPDQSPGQRPRLPQPAVLHWEEYNSAESEKQVAIYDEITSKYLRDRTGGAKDTPWSRLMAEKLANPSRLHMKEFLQQRGFKLD
- a CDS encoding TOMM precursor leader peptide-binding protein; protein product: MYFGEFQDLRNLNMPNSHDFDLYEGYYSEFQVTILCDKEAVNPADSLKGLLTGLGVDVTTVSEFTDVRVDSELVVVLQAEKCGEAFNTYAMEKGIMWLPVQFSHSTGRIGPIIVPGYSACYECAQRRSSSNGLAPLEPKNEMFDLSWSVLSGVIAIETAKWISRHTSSFPPLSLGHMIDFDAFHLQGEVNPIYKLPTCPSCGTRNQARLGAQPWRESDLVLGQ
- a CDS encoding YcaO-like family protein, translating into MSRTLIRRSGGAGYAGCPRTDNAAVPTRVQDLTSTVPDHLRRAISPHGGMVRGLMNLSRDSGDPKLYLSLAAPANPKFLVEGQHGLIDFFASGIGLTLEEANTTAVAEAIERYCAAYVIPERLLLATWEELGEDALHPGELPLFTKEQYEQWQFPYRPFTEQSMIRWVHGRSLTNGRMKWVPAAIAWDSYIPQSGDEEAICFGLMTGSAAGATKEQAMIGGLLEIIERDAFMIMWYNSLSLPRLDTRDLLVMEQFKELLDPNRFELTVIDTTSDIGIPSAFGLLMTRDGKVSVGGSSRLSMEEAVRKTLMEISQLFIGNKPQIYSKSIPSLLPHQVTDYGLRLPYYEQPYAHEELAFTTASSEFRSIQPALPIAAGTEAERLQYIVQQLAKRGLEVLCVDLTTDDVRQLGLHVVKMIVPGTVQLPRSEKERIITSERIYKTPVELALRTESILPQNLNRSPHPFP